Proteins encoded in a region of the Campylobacter showae CSUNSWCD genome:
- a CDS encoding MarR family winged helix-turn-helix transcriptional regulator, whose product MYNFDELGKKIGDIDKRIDMLIAKTGLSYSEFAVLYTLAKDGRSTQKKIGQEWFIPKQTVFNVCKDFRQKGLVQIGEQSADKRERAMSLTQKGHDVADPIVRASDELGERVFARLGEKTPRSYFCC is encoded by the coding sequence ATGTACAACTTCGACGAACTGGGCAAAAAAATCGGCGATATCGACAAACGCATAGACATGCTGATTGCTAAAACTGGGCTTAGCTACAGCGAATTTGCAGTGCTTTATACACTCGCAAAAGACGGCCGTTCGACGCAAAAAAAGATCGGCCAAGAGTGGTTCATACCCAAGCAAACAGTCTTTAACGTCTGCAAGGATTTTCGACAAAAAGGGTTAGTGCAGATAGGCGAGCAAAGCGCGGATAAAAGGGAGCGCGCGATGAGTCTCACGCAAAAAGGGCACGACGTAGCAGACCCTATAGTGCGCGCTAGCGATGAGCTGGGCGAGCGGGTATTTGCTAGGCTCGGCGAAAAAACGCCCAGAAGCTATTTTTGTTGCTGA
- a CDS encoding TRAP transporter substrate-binding protein, whose translation MKLFSALALCAAMMISAQAAEKYKIKLASTYESNVPVLGDAPKKFKELVEKMSDGRIEVRVDYPSKHKAAFALLDMVKNAQYDAAFTASYFYKGKDAKLMLFTTVPFGMNKAEQDAWYAYGGGKELAQKVFNEYGIVTFHGGNFGMQMGGWFKKEIKSTDDLKGLKLRMTGLGGEIMAKLGVNINTIPIGELYMAMEMNTIDAVEWVCPAIDINFGFQKVAKFYYTGWQEPASENEFYINKKLWDKLPADLQAIVETATKAVAADVYESAVYQNSLVLDKIKSEHPDVKIASFPPEIIAALRKATDEILDELSAKDATFKEILDSQKAFMKKARVWTQISENSYINSTAE comes from the coding sequence ATGAAACTATTTTCAGCTCTAGCTCTATGCGCGGCGATGATGATCAGCGCGCAGGCAGCGGAAAAGTACAAAATCAAGCTCGCCTCCACGTACGAGAGCAACGTGCCAGTACTAGGCGACGCTCCAAAGAAATTTAAAGAGCTCGTGGAAAAGATGAGCGACGGCCGTATCGAGGTTCGCGTCGACTATCCGTCCAAGCATAAGGCGGCGTTTGCGCTGCTTGATATGGTTAAAAACGCCCAGTACGACGCGGCTTTTACCGCGAGCTACTTTTATAAGGGCAAGGACGCTAAACTCATGCTCTTTACGACCGTGCCTTTTGGTATGAACAAGGCCGAGCAAGACGCCTGGTACGCGTACGGCGGCGGCAAGGAGCTCGCGCAAAAGGTCTTTAACGAGTACGGCATCGTGACATTTCACGGCGGAAATTTCGGCATGCAAATGGGCGGCTGGTTTAAAAAAGAGATCAAGAGTACGGACGATCTAAAGGGACTAAAACTACGCATGACCGGGCTTGGCGGCGAGATAATGGCAAAGCTGGGAGTCAATATAAACACGATCCCGATCGGCGAACTATACATGGCGATGGAGATGAACACGATCGACGCCGTCGAGTGGGTCTGCCCTGCGATCGATATAAATTTCGGCTTTCAAAAGGTGGCTAAATTTTACTACACCGGCTGGCAGGAGCCTGCGAGCGAAAATGAATTCTACATCAACAAAAAACTCTGGGACAAGCTACCGGCCGACCTTCAAGCTATCGTAGAGACTGCGACCAAGGCCGTAGCGGCCGATGTGTACGAGTCTGCCGTCTATCAAAACTCGCTGGTCCTTGATAAAATCAAAAGCGAGCATCCGGACGTGAAAATCGCCTCGTTTCCGCCCGAGATCATCGCCGCGCTGCGCAAGGCTACGGATGAGATCCTAGACGAGCTCTCGGCCAAAGACGCGACGTTTAAAGAGATCCTAGACTCACAAAAAGCCTTTATGAAAAAGGCCAGGGTCTGGACACAGATCTCCGAAAACAGCTACATAAACAGCACCGCAGAGTAA
- a CDS encoding efflux RND transporter periplasmic adaptor subunit → MQKGQILALLDNAGVKAKFDQQTAALEVAKQNLNSAKAAFSESESALKRAKDLAAKKAISSQELEQANAKEASARANLNSAKAQISQIDAQITEAKDQLGKASVIAPVSGVVTAKKAQIGALTSGEALFNIAKDGVIELSADTDARELAQIKVGMSAQAQIYDVKEAVKGKVRLVPVSMDTSSRLGKVKISLDGEAKFIGSYAKVVIDLPEFSALALPAQAVSFTEKGAFTTIVKGGKAVKRKIQTGLRANGLVQVISGVSKDDEVALKAAALVNDGEAAQRSAE, encoded by the coding sequence GTGCAAAAGGGGCAAATTTTAGCCCTGCTGGATAATGCCGGCGTAAAAGCGAAATTTGACCAGCAAACCGCTGCGCTAGAGGTCGCAAAGCAAAATTTAAACTCCGCCAAGGCTGCTTTTAGCGAATCTGAGTCCGCGCTAAAGCGAGCTAAAGACCTAGCCGCAAAAAAGGCTATTAGCTCGCAAGAGCTCGAACAAGCAAATGCGAAAGAAGCAAGCGCTAGAGCGAATCTAAACTCCGCTAAAGCGCAAATCTCGCAGATAGACGCGCAGATCACTGAAGCTAAAGACCAACTCGGCAAAGCTAGCGTGATAGCGCCCGTTAGCGGCGTCGTAACGGCCAAAAAAGCCCAAATCGGCGCGCTAACTAGCGGCGAGGCTTTGTTTAACATCGCAAAAGACGGCGTCATCGAGCTATCTGCAGATACGGATGCTAGGGAGCTAGCGCAGATAAAAGTCGGTATGAGCGCTCAGGCTCAAATTTACGACGTAAAAGAGGCTGTGAAAGGCAAAGTGCGGCTAGTGCCCGTGAGCATGGATACGAGCTCACGCCTAGGCAAGGTCAAAATTTCGCTAGATGGCGAGGCGAAATTTATCGGTTCATATGCTAAAGTCGTCATCGATCTGCCCGAATTTAGCGCATTAGCGCTACCTGCGCAGGCTGTTTCCTTTACCGAAAAGGGTGCGTTTACGACTATAGTAAAGGGCGGCAAAGCAGTCAAGCGAAAAATCCAAACCGGACTTAGAGCAAACGGGCTAGTTCAGGTGATTTCAGGTGTCAGCAAGGACGATGAGGTCGCGCTAAAAGCCGCCGCGCTGGTAAACGACGGCGAAGCGGCGCAAAGGAGCGCTGAGTGA